A genomic stretch from Alteribacter keqinensis includes:
- a CDS encoding ABC transporter permease: MRNYLTELIKRKDLLVYLVKSGLKAENRNSYLGYFWWLLDPLLNVLVYFFLIAIVLGRGGDDKAQYAVYLVIGLVVWRWMNTTVTTSAKSIMKYSSIINQVYLPKSIFPLSMTFTQGFNFVFGLVVVAVFLAVFGVVPGWQIIYLPFIILVQLLFLLALSLFVAYICVFIRDIDNILSHILRVFFYASPIIWMGRELPEQYALFVQLNPVATIIESYRAIIMYQSNPHFIGLLIIAVISTLVICTLVYHYSKNEHKIIKAL, encoded by the coding sequence ATGAGAAATTACTTAACGGAATTAATTAAACGAAAAGATCTTTTGGTTTATCTTGTTAAATCAGGATTGAAAGCTGAAAATCGCAACAGCTATCTTGGGTATTTTTGGTGGCTTCTCGATCCACTACTAAATGTTTTAGTTTACTTTTTCCTAATTGCTATTGTTTTAGGGCGAGGTGGGGATGACAAGGCTCAGTATGCTGTATATTTAGTAATCGGTCTGGTTGTATGGAGGTGGATGAATACAACAGTCACTACCTCAGCTAAATCAATTATGAAATATTCATCTATTATTAACCAAGTGTACTTACCAAAGTCGATATTTCCCTTATCAATGACTTTTACACAAGGCTTTAACTTTGTTTTTGGATTAGTCGTCGTAGCGGTATTTTTGGCGGTGTTCGGTGTAGTTCCAGGGTGGCAAATTATATATTTACCCTTTATAATCCTTGTTCAATTACTGTTTCTATTAGCTCTCAGTTTGTTTGTGGCATATATCTGCGTTTTTATTAGAGACATTGATAATATCCTATCTCATATTTTAAGGGTTTTCTTTTATGCTTCACCTATAATTTGGATGGGAAGAGAGTTGCCTGAACAATATGCTTTGTTCGTTCAGTTAAATCCCGTTGCTACAATTATTGAATCTTATAGAGCAATAATCATGTATCAATCCAATCCGCATTTTATTGGATTACTTATTATTGCTGTTATCTCAACTCTTGTTATTTGCACGTTGGTTTACCACTATAGTAAAAACGAACACAAGATTATTAAAGCTTTATAA
- a CDS encoding glycosyltransferase family 2 protein, with protein MTSYKSKEGPLVSVITPAYNAERFIGQTIESVMAQSFQDWEMIIVDDCSTDQTLGIIEKFANRDGRIRATQLPTNSGAAVARNEAIKMSKGQYLAFLDSDDQWLPEKLEKQLDFMKEKGAAFSFTDYIFIDETGKETGEVTEVPECVSYKDLLKENMIGCLTVMIDREKTGCVEMIDIRTRQDYVLWLDLCKRGFKARGLQKPLSKYRVVEGSVSSNKIKMAKQNWKVYREVEKLNLVKSMWYFLNYLYFKVRKYSAL; from the coding sequence ATGACTAGTTATAAATCGAAAGAGGGGCCGCTTGTATCGGTCATTACCCCCGCTTATAATGCTGAACGATTTATTGGGCAGACCATTGAATCTGTCATGGCTCAGAGTTTTCAAGATTGGGAAATGATTATTGTAGATGATTGCTCAACTGATCAAACACTGGGCATCATAGAAAAATTCGCTAACCGGGATGGTCGCATTCGAGCGACCCAACTTCCCACTAACAGTGGGGCAGCTGTAGCTAGGAATGAAGCAATAAAGATGAGCAAAGGTCAATATTTGGCTTTCCTTGACAGTGATGACCAATGGCTTCCCGAGAAACTCGAGAAACAATTGGATTTTATGAAAGAAAAAGGTGCGGCATTTTCCTTTACGGATTATATTTTCATTGATGAAACTGGTAAAGAGACAGGTGAAGTAACCGAGGTGCCAGAGTGTGTTTCATATAAAGACTTGCTAAAAGAAAACATGATTGGTTGCCTGACTGTTATGATTGACAGAGAAAAAACCGGGTGCGTAGAAATGATAGATATCCGTACCAGGCAAGACTATGTATTGTGGCTTGACTTGTGCAAGCGTGGCTTTAAAGCCCGAGGCCTTCAAAAGCCGCTGTCTAAATATAGAGTAGTGGAAGGTTCTGTTTCCAGTAATAAAATTAAAATGGCAAAGCAAAACTGGAAGGTTTACAGAGAAGTTGAAAAGTTGAATCTCGTTAAAAGCATGTGGTACTTCTTGAATTATCTTTATTTTAAAGTGAGGAAATACTCTGCTCTATAA
- a CDS encoding glycosyltransferase, which translates to MTETKKVVHITTVHHPLDPRIYYKQCMSLHDAGYKVTLIAPYSEDLTHENSVPVKTFKKHTNRFVSMLVSPIKAYKMAKSLKADYYHFHDPELLPVGWLLKKRNNIVIYDIHEDYETGIVQRNYLNKPLRWLLSKVYKGVEKALSRSMELCLAEKYYKEKYPRGTCILNYPLLNEQLLSSEVKPVEDKLIYTGNVREDRGALIHAAVPGFEPSVTVHFYGQCSKALFHKMAQNAKGEGIFIKGVEKYVPKNEIDNAYMEYNWLAGLATFPPSEHFKKKELTKFFEYMTSGLPIICSNFPVWKDFIDKYDCGITVDPYNKNEIRNAIRFLRENPRRAKTMGENGRKAVLNELNWIAEERKLINWYKKLGENK; encoded by the coding sequence ATGACGGAAACAAAAAAAGTTGTTCATATAACAACTGTTCATCATCCGTTAGATCCGAGGATCTACTACAAGCAATGTATGTCCCTGCATGACGCCGGGTACAAGGTAACTCTTATCGCCCCTTATTCAGAAGACCTCACTCATGAGAATTCTGTGCCAGTTAAAACATTTAAAAAACATACTAACCGGTTTGTAAGCATGTTGGTGTCTCCAATTAAGGCTTATAAAATGGCTAAAAGCCTCAAAGCGGACTATTACCATTTTCACGACCCTGAATTACTTCCGGTTGGCTGGTTGCTTAAGAAAAGAAATAACATTGTCATATATGATATTCACGAAGACTATGAAACAGGGATTGTTCAGCGGAATTACCTTAACAAACCTCTAAGGTGGTTGTTAAGTAAGGTTTACAAAGGCGTGGAGAAAGCTTTGTCCCGTTCAATGGAGCTGTGCCTTGCGGAAAAATACTATAAAGAAAAGTATCCGCGAGGAACGTGCATTCTTAATTATCCTTTACTAAACGAGCAACTCCTTTCTTCTGAAGTAAAGCCGGTAGAGGACAAACTTATTTATACAGGTAACGTAAGGGAAGACCGAGGGGCTCTTATTCATGCTGCTGTTCCTGGCTTTGAACCTAGCGTTACCGTTCACTTTTATGGACAATGCTCAAAAGCTCTTTTTCATAAAATGGCACAGAATGCAAAAGGAGAGGGAATTTTCATTAAAGGTGTAGAGAAGTATGTACCTAAAAATGAAATTGATAATGCCTATATGGAATATAACTGGCTCGCAGGGCTGGCTACATTCCCTCCTTCTGAGCATTTTAAAAAGAAGGAACTGACCAAATTCTTTGAATACATGACTTCAGGATTGCCTATCATTTGTTCCAACTTTCCAGTATGGAAAGATTTTATTGATAAATATGATTGTGGCATTACTGTAGATCCTTATAACAAAAATGAAATAAGGAATGCGATCCGGTTCTTGCGTGAAAATCCCAGAAGAGCTAAAACGATGGGTGAGAATGGAAGAAAGGCTGTACTTAATGAGCTGAACTGGATAGCTGAAGAGCGTAAGTTAATTAACTGGTATAAAAAATTAGGTGAAAACAAGTAG
- a CDS encoding glycosyltransferase, giving the protein MKKIKILFFIYQMGAGGAARTLLNIINNLDRTKFEPVLVTLNFNGSYEGELKSDVKFIKLDTKRLSRSVFKLANIIRKEKINLVFSTIPRVNTIAVLATRLSFTKARCIVREADNLSGDFLTKVQLVAFGFVYKCANQVVSLSEGVKQNLVNQYKLKASDIKVVYNPIDIPAINEKIETGKMPDSHEALYDPEEKILITAGRLVEQKDQITLLRAFSNVVESIPSRLIILGEGPLEKPLQAMAKELGIKDKVHFIGFQSNPYQYFHKSDLFVLSSLHEGFSHVIAEALACATPVVSTNCKSGPEEVLDKGKYGYLCEVGDAEEMASHIVKILRKDQQDLKKIKEKGMTRAADFDARKIVKTYEQVFIETLSK; this is encoded by the coding sequence ATGAAAAAAATAAAAATCTTGTTCTTTATATACCAAATGGGAGCTGGTGGAGCTGCCAGAACCTTGCTTAATATTATTAATAACCTCGATCGTACTAAATTTGAACCTGTACTTGTGACCTTAAACTTTAACGGATCTTACGAAGGTGAGTTAAAGAGTGATGTAAAGTTCATTAAACTGGATACCAAGAGGCTTAGTAGATCTGTATTTAAATTGGCAAATATAATAAGGAAAGAAAAAATCAACCTTGTATTCAGCACAATACCGAGAGTGAATACCATTGCAGTCCTTGCGACCCGTCTTTCCTTTACAAAAGCAAGATGTATTGTGAGAGAAGCAGATAATTTAAGCGGTGATTTTTTAACAAAGGTTCAATTAGTAGCCTTTGGATTCGTGTATAAGTGTGCAAACCAGGTTGTATCCTTGTCTGAAGGAGTAAAACAAAATCTTGTAAATCAATATAAACTTAAAGCCAGTGACATTAAAGTAGTTTATAATCCCATAGATATCCCCGCAATTAACGAGAAAATAGAGACGGGTAAAATGCCTGATTCTCACGAGGCTTTATATGATCCTGAGGAAAAAATCCTTATTACTGCAGGCAGGCTTGTTGAACAAAAAGACCAGATAACATTATTACGGGCATTTTCAAACGTTGTTGAATCGATACCAAGCAGGTTGATTATCCTTGGTGAAGGACCGTTGGAAAAGCCTTTGCAAGCAATGGCCAAAGAATTAGGTATTAAGGATAAAGTGCACTTCATAGGTTTTCAAAGTAATCCGTATCAATATTTTCACAAATCTGACCTGTTTGTGTTGTCATCGTTACATGAGGGCTTTAGTCATGTTATAGCAGAGGCATTGGCATGCGCTACTCCTGTTGTTTCTACCAATTGTAAATCAGGTCCGGAAGAGGTACTTGATAAAGGAAAGTATGGTTATTTATGCGAAGTCGGTGATGCTGAAGAGATGGCATCCCATATAGTGAAAATACTAAGAAAAGACCAGCAAGATTTAAAGAAGATAAAGGAAAAAGGTATGACGCGAGCGGCAGATTTTGATGCTCGTAAAATTGTAAAGACATACGAACAAGTCTTTATAGAAACCCTTTCAAAATAA
- a CDS encoding SGNH/GDSL hydrolase family protein codes for MKKAVFAFIILLSIGTVLFGKLHYDKKLQNISVEASEAMVSEEANVEEDNSHSESTDNVNSDENQLDMESLVTPLPKELGKMLITAHASNTKLSFVSVGSGAITDYHDEGILPWTDTVASELNDYYGDLFNFHVSSYGDMHSLNFIINDHHKEVASLEGDIYLIEPLMGNNLYRVGTDEAIIHLRNLIGEIKERNPHSYIILQPSQPIPNAANLQDHMAEIRLYAKEASIPYINHWQDWPSYNDEELMQYIAEHGYPNEEGHQLWAESILSWFKEE; via the coding sequence ATGAAGAAAGCCGTTTTTGCATTTATTATACTTTTATCAATAGGTACAGTTCTATTCGGCAAGCTCCATTACGATAAGAAATTACAGAACATCTCGGTAGAGGCTTCCGAGGCTATGGTTTCAGAAGAAGCAAATGTTGAAGAAGATAATTCACACTCAGAAAGCACGGATAACGTTAATAGTGATGAGAACCAACTTGATATGGAATCCCTTGTAACGCCGCTCCCGAAGGAATTAGGTAAAATGCTGATTACTGCTCATGCCAGCAATACAAAACTATCCTTTGTAAGTGTCGGTTCAGGGGCAATTACAGACTATCATGACGAGGGGATCTTACCTTGGACAGATACAGTTGCTTCTGAATTAAATGACTATTATGGTGACCTTTTTAATTTTCACGTTTCTTCCTATGGAGATATGCACAGCCTGAACTTTATTATTAATGACCATCATAAAGAAGTTGCCTCACTTGAAGGAGACATTTATTTAATAGAACCGTTAATGGGGAATAACCTTTACCGTGTTGGAACGGATGAAGCCATCATCCACCTCCGTAATTTAATAGGTGAAATTAAAGAACGAAATCCCCACAGTTATATTATTCTCCAGCCCTCTCAACCAATTCCGAATGCAGCAAATTTGCAGGATCATATGGCCGAAATCCGGTTGTACGCTAAGGAAGCATCCATTCCTTATATAAACCACTGGCAGGATTGGCCCTCATATAATGACGAAGAGCTCATGCAGTACATAGCGGAACATGGGTATCCAAATGAAGAGGGACATCAATTATGGGCCGAGAGCATTTTGAGTTGGTTCAAAGAGGAATAA